In Gordonia phthalatica, one genomic interval encodes:
- the dnaN gene encoding DNA polymerase III subunit beta, with amino-acid sequence MKFRVVRDEFADAVAWVARSLPSRPPVPVLGCVVLTADDLGLKVAGFDYEVSATQSISAEVAESGKALVSGRLLADITKSLPHKPVDVTIDGARVAISCGSAKFSLPTMPVEDYPELPEIPENTGSVPADLFSQAVSQVAIAAGKDDTLPMLTGVRVEIEGDKVVLAATDRFRLAVRELQWLPAEAGASGAALVPAKTLSEAAKSAGADSTGNVDLAFGSGHAIGSEGMLGITNNAKKTTTRLLDAEFPKFRQLFPPNHTSIATIESAPLIESIKRVSLVAERGAQVRMDFTSDSVLLTAGGDEAGKAEEELPVNFYGEPIIIAFNPHYLLDGLAAIGADTVEFGFTNPEPDGSGVRRAAIRPAVLRPSSGEEPSADESGAYSATQSEFSYLLMPVRLPG; translated from the coding sequence ATGAAGTTTCGTGTTGTGCGCGACGAGTTCGCCGATGCCGTCGCGTGGGTTGCCCGCAGTCTCCCGTCACGTCCCCCGGTGCCCGTTCTGGGCTGCGTCGTCCTGACGGCCGACGATCTGGGGCTGAAGGTCGCGGGCTTCGACTACGAGGTCTCCGCCACCCAGAGCATCTCCGCCGAGGTCGCCGAGAGCGGCAAGGCGCTGGTCTCGGGCCGACTGCTCGCCGACATCACGAAATCGCTGCCGCACAAGCCAGTCGACGTGACCATCGACGGCGCACGCGTCGCCATCAGCTGCGGCAGCGCGAAGTTCTCCCTGCCCACGATGCCGGTCGAGGACTACCCCGAACTCCCCGAGATCCCGGAGAACACCGGCTCGGTTCCCGCCGATCTCTTCTCGCAGGCCGTCTCGCAGGTCGCGATCGCCGCGGGCAAGGACGACACCCTGCCGATGCTGACCGGTGTCCGCGTCGAGATCGAGGGCGACAAGGTGGTCCTCGCGGCCACCGACCGCTTCCGCCTCGCCGTTCGCGAACTCCAGTGGCTGCCCGCCGAGGCCGGCGCCTCCGGCGCCGCACTGGTTCCGGCCAAGACGCTGTCGGAAGCGGCGAAGTCGGCGGGTGCCGACTCCACCGGCAACGTCGACCTCGCCTTCGGCTCGGGTCACGCGATCGGATCCGAGGGCATGCTCGGCATCACGAACAACGCGAAGAAGACCACCACGCGTCTCCTCGACGCCGAGTTCCCGAAGTTCCGCCAGCTGTTCCCGCCGAACCACACCTCCATCGCGACCATCGAGAGCGCGCCGCTGATCGAATCGATCAAGCGTGTGTCGCTGGTCGCCGAGCGCGGCGCCCAGGTCCGGATGGACTTCACCAGCGATTCGGTCCTGCTGACCGCCGGCGGCGACGAGGCGGGCAAGGCCGAGGAGGAGTTGCCGGTCAACTTCTACGGCGAACCGATCATCATCGCGTTCAACCCCCACTACCTGCTCGACGGTCTGGCCGCCATCGGCGCCGACACCGTGGAGTTCGGCTTCACCAACCCGGAGCCCGACGGTTCGGGCGTCCGTCGCGCAGCGATCCGGCCTGCGGTCCTTCGTCCGTCGTCCGGCGAAGAGCCGTCGGCCGACGAGTCGGGTGCCTACTCGGCCACGCAGAGCGAGTTCAGCTACCTGCTGATGCCGGTTCGCCTGCCGGGCTGA
- the recF gene encoding DNA replication/repair protein RecF (All proteins in this family for which functions are known are DNA-binding proteins that assist the filamentation of RecA onto DNA for the initiation of recombination or recombinational repair.) codes for MFVRELRLHDFRSWPNAEFTLEPGTTIFVGRNGFGKTNLLESMFYLATLRSHRVSADAPLVRSGADAARVTATVENDGRELTVDLTIASHGANKAAINTRPVRRTREVLGILRAVLFAPEDLALVRGEPGERRRFIDELVAQLRPLAAGAKADYDRVLRQRSALLKTAGAALRRGQGDSVMSTLDVWDDQLADLGAQVTAARLAVIDQLAPYVSEAYAAIAPHSRPAHISYRSAAGEEVDACTGGDDRIDAIRDVLSRRLVEVRDKEIDRGMCLVGPHRDDLYLGLGDEPAKGFASHGESWSFALSLRLGSVELLRADGVEPVIMLDDVFAELDVTRRRLLAEFTASADQLLITAAVAEDIPESIVGRRISVGVSEDDGTRRSLVVDDERIGGCDHTDGSEHTDEGELTATEGDGDD; via the coding sequence GTGTTCGTTCGTGAGCTGAGATTGCACGACTTCCGGTCGTGGCCGAACGCCGAGTTCACCCTGGAGCCGGGCACCACGATCTTCGTCGGGCGGAACGGTTTCGGTAAGACGAACCTGCTGGAGTCGATGTTCTACCTCGCGACCCTGCGGTCGCATCGGGTCTCGGCCGACGCCCCACTGGTCCGGTCGGGCGCGGACGCCGCACGGGTGACGGCGACCGTCGAGAACGACGGCCGCGAGTTGACGGTCGATCTCACGATCGCCTCCCACGGCGCCAACAAGGCCGCGATCAACACCAGGCCCGTGCGTCGCACGCGCGAAGTGCTCGGCATTCTGCGCGCGGTGCTGTTCGCCCCCGAGGATCTGGCGCTGGTCCGCGGCGAACCGGGCGAGCGTCGACGTTTCATCGATGAACTCGTCGCGCAGTTGAGACCGCTCGCTGCAGGTGCGAAAGCCGACTACGACCGCGTGCTGCGCCAACGATCGGCCCTGCTCAAGACCGCGGGGGCGGCGCTGCGCCGCGGCCAGGGCGATTCAGTGATGAGCACGCTCGACGTGTGGGACGACCAGCTCGCCGACCTGGGTGCGCAGGTCACGGCGGCGCGTCTGGCGGTGATCGACCAGTTGGCGCCGTATGTGTCCGAGGCCTACGCCGCCATCGCCCCGCACTCCCGGCCGGCGCACATCTCGTACCGGTCCGCGGCCGGGGAGGAGGTCGACGCCTGCACCGGCGGCGACGATCGGATCGACGCCATCCGCGACGTGCTGTCGCGACGCCTCGTCGAAGTGCGGGACAAGGAGATCGACAGGGGGATGTGCCTGGTGGGTCCGCACCGCGACGACCTCTACCTGGGGCTCGGCGACGAGCCCGCCAAGGGGTTCGCGAGCCACGGCGAGAGTTGGTCGTTCGCCCTGTCGCTGAGGCTCGGCAGCGTGGAGCTGCTGCGCGCGGACGGGGTGGAGCCGGTCATCATGCTCGACGACGTCTTCGCCGAGCTCGACGTGACGCGCCGCAGGCTGCTGGCGGAGTTCACCGCCTCGGCCGATCAGCTGCTGATCACGGCGGCGGTGGCCGAGGACATTCCGGAGTCGATCGTCGGGCGGCGCATTTCTGTCGGAGTCTCGGAGGATGATGGAACCAGGCGGTCGCTGGTGGTCGACGACGAGCGGATCGGCGGCTGCGATCACACAGACGGCAGCGAGCACACAGACGAGGGCGAGCTGACCGCCACGGAAGGAGATGGCGATGACTGA
- a CDS encoding DUF721 family protein — protein MTDPDATSPQGLSGYDLARQALEEARAAARAQGKSVGMGRSAPIRSKRSGGDRSRRRWSGAGPDARDPQPFGLMIGKVAKKHGWEPRISEGTLFGMWPSIVGEDIAAHAEPTRLEGTVLHVSASSTAWATQLRYLQGQMLAKIAKVIGHGMVTSLRITGPKAPSWRHGKYHVSGRGPRDTYG, from the coding sequence ATGACTGATCCCGATGCCACGTCCCCGCAGGGGCTCTCCGGGTACGACCTCGCCCGTCAGGCGCTCGAAGAGGCGCGCGCCGCGGCCCGAGCCCAAGGCAAGTCGGTGGGCATGGGCCGGTCGGCCCCGATCCGCAGCAAGCGCAGCGGCGGCGATCGGTCGCGTCGTCGCTGGTCAGGAGCTGGACCTGATGCTCGGGATCCGCAGCCGTTCGGTCTGATGATCGGCAAGGTCGCCAAGAAGCACGGCTGGGAACCGCGGATCTCCGAGGGCACTCTCTTCGGGATGTGGCCGTCGATCGTCGGCGAGGACATCGCGGCGCACGCGGAGCCCACCCGACTGGAGGGCACGGTGCTGCACGTCAGCGCGTCGTCGACCGCGTGGGCCACGCAACTGCGCTATCTGCAGGGACAGATGCTGGCGAAGATCGCGAAGGTGATCGGGCACGGCATGGTCACCAGCCTGCGGATCACCGGCCCCAAGGCTCCGAGCTGGCGGCACGGCAAGTACCACGTCTCCGGGCGCGGTCCGCGCGACACGTACGGGTAG
- the gyrB gene encoding DNA topoisomerase (ATP-hydrolyzing) subunit B gives MADTSGNAPKKSKKESSGGYGADSISILEGLEAVRKRPGMYIGSTGERGLHHLIWEVVDNSVDEAMAGYATRVDVTLLADGGIEVVDDGRGMPVGMHATGVPAVEVIMTQLHAGGKFDSDSYAVSGGLHGVGISVVNALSTKVELDIRRNGSNWSQTYLRAEPEKLIEGDPTDATGTTVRFWADPDIFETTEYNIETIARRLQEMAFLNKGLTITLTDERIHEAVLEAEAEETEDGDASIKTEKEKADAIAKVKTRVYHYPDGLVDYIKHLNSRTTKGPIHKSVIGFSAKGTGHEVEIAMQWNEGFAESVHTFANTINTAEGGTHEEGFRAALTSTVNKYAVDKKLIKDKKEDRLSGDDIREGLAAVISVKVSDPQFEGQTKTKLGNTEVKSFVQKSCNEQLGYWLEANPAEAKTIIKKATESQRARMAARNARDLVRRKTATDIGGLPGKLADCRSNDPTKCEVYIVEGDSAGGSAKSGRDSMYQAILPIRGKIINVEKARIDRVLKNTEVQSIITAFGTGIHDEFDISKLRYHKIVLMADADVDGQHIATLLLTLLFRFMRPLIEQGHVYLAMPPLYKLKWQKGAAPEFAYSDRERDVMLEAGKAAGKKINMEDGIQRYKGLGEMNASELWETTMDPSVRILKQVTLDDAAAADELFSILMGEDVAARRTFIARNAKDVRFLDV, from the coding sequence GTGGCAGACACCAGCGGTAACGCACCTAAGAAGTCCAAGAAGGAGTCATCGGGCGGATACGGTGCCGATTCCATCAGCATCCTCGAGGGTCTGGAAGCCGTCCGCAAGCGTCCCGGCATGTACATCGGTTCCACCGGTGAGCGCGGTCTGCACCATCTGATCTGGGAGGTCGTGGACAACTCCGTCGACGAGGCGATGGCGGGCTACGCCACCCGCGTGGACGTGACGCTCCTGGCCGACGGCGGCATCGAAGTGGTCGACGACGGTCGAGGCATGCCGGTCGGCATGCATGCCACCGGTGTCCCCGCCGTCGAGGTCATCATGACCCAGCTGCACGCCGGCGGTAAGTTCGACTCCGACTCCTACGCCGTCTCGGGCGGTCTGCACGGCGTCGGCATCTCCGTGGTCAATGCGCTGTCGACCAAGGTGGAGCTGGACATCCGTCGCAACGGCTCCAACTGGTCGCAGACCTACCTGCGTGCTGAACCGGAGAAGCTGATCGAGGGCGATCCCACCGATGCGACCGGCACCACCGTCCGCTTCTGGGCCGATCCCGACATCTTCGAGACCACCGAGTACAACATCGAGACGATCGCGCGTCGTCTGCAGGAGATGGCCTTCCTGAACAAGGGCCTCACCATCACGCTGACCGACGAGCGCATTCACGAGGCGGTCCTCGAAGCGGAGGCAGAGGAGACCGAGGACGGCGACGCCAGCATCAAGACCGAGAAGGAGAAGGCGGACGCGATCGCCAAGGTCAAGACGCGCGTCTACCACTACCCGGACGGCCTCGTCGACTACATCAAGCACCTCAACAGCCGCACCACCAAGGGGCCGATCCACAAGTCCGTGATCGGCTTCTCGGCCAAGGGCACCGGCCACGAGGTCGAGATCGCCATGCAGTGGAACGAGGGCTTCGCCGAGTCGGTCCACACCTTCGCGAACACGATCAACACGGCTGAGGGCGGCACCCACGAAGAGGGCTTTCGCGCGGCGCTGACCAGCACGGTGAACAAGTACGCCGTCGACAAGAAGCTGATCAAGGACAAGAAGGAAGACCGCCTGTCCGGCGACGACATCCGCGAGGGTCTGGCGGCCGTCATCTCGGTGAAGGTCTCCGACCCGCAGTTCGAGGGTCAGACCAAGACCAAGCTCGGCAACACCGAGGTCAAGAGCTTCGTGCAGAAGTCGTGCAACGAGCAGCTCGGCTACTGGCTGGAGGCCAACCCGGCCGAGGCCAAGACCATCATCAAGAAGGCCACCGAGTCGCAGCGCGCCCGCATGGCGGCCCGCAACGCCCGCGACCTGGTCCGCCGCAAGACGGCCACCGACATCGGCGGCCTCCCCGGCAAGCTCGCCGACTGCCGCAGCAACGACCCCACCAAGTGCGAGGTCTACATCGTGGAGGGCGACTCGGCAGGCGGCTCCGCCAAGTCCGGTCGCGACTCGATGTACCAGGCCATCCTTCCGATTCGCGGCAAGATCATCAACGTCGAGAAGGCCCGCATCGACCGCGTCCTCAAGAACACCGAGGTCCAGTCGATCATCACCGCTTTCGGCACCGGCATCCACGACGAGTTCGACATCTCGAAGCTGCGGTACCACAAGATCGTGCTGATGGCCGACGCCGACGTCGACGGTCAGCACATCGCGACGCTGCTGCTGACGCTGCTGTTCCGGTTCATGCGGCCGCTCATCGAGCAGGGGCACGTGTACCTGGCCATGCCGCCGCTGTACAAGCTGAAATGGCAGAAGGGCGCCGCTCCGGAGTTCGCGTACAGCGACCGCGAGCGCGACGTGATGCTGGAGGCCGGCAAGGCCGCGGGCAAGAAGATCAACATGGAAGACGGCATCCAGCGCTACAAGGGTCTGGGCGAGATGAACGCCAGCGAGCTGTGGGAGACCACGATGGATCCGTCGGTCCGCATCCTGAAGCAGGTCACCCTCGACGACGCCGCCGCAGCCGACGAGCTGTTCTCGATCCTGATGGGCGAGGACGTCGCCGCACGCCGCACGTTCATCGCACGCAACGCCAAGGATGTCCGCTTCCTGGACGTCTGA
- the gyrA gene encoding DNA gyrase subunit A, with protein MSDETDLPENNGDDEHGHDRVQPVDLGQEMQNSYIDYAMSVIVGRALPEVRDGLKPVHRRLLYASFDAGFRPERGYVKSARPVSETMGNYHPHGDSSIYDALVRLAQPWSMRYPLIDGQGNFGSRGNDGAAAMRYTEARLTPLAMEMLRDITEETVDFVPNYDGKTQEPTVLPSRIPNLLINGSGGIAVGMATNIPPHNLGEVAEAVFWALENPEADEETTLAACMERVKGPDFPTAGKIVGSQGIRDAYMTGRGSIRMRSVVTIEEVKNTTQLIVTELPYQVNPDNLIHSIADQVNDGKLKGISKIEDQSSDRAGMRIVITLRRDGVARVVLNNLYKHSQLQTNFGANMLSIVDGVPRTLRLDQMIRHYVTHQIEVIVRRTRYRLRKAEERAHILRGLVKALDALDEVIALIRASANTDAARTGLMDLLDIDEIQADAILAMQLRRLSALERQKIIDELAEIEREIADLKDILARPERQRAIVRDELKEVVDKYGDERRTEIIPAEGDVTDEDLIAREDVVVTITETGYAKRTKTDLYRSQKRGGKGVQGAGLKQDDIVAHFFVSSTHDWLLFFTTKGRVYRAKAYELPEANRTARGQHVANLLAFQPEERIAQVIRISGYDDADYLVLATRNGLVKKSRLDAFDSNRSGGIAAINLRGDDELVGARLCSAEDDLLLVSKKGQSIRFTASDETLRPMGRQTSGVQGMRFNNDDELLSLTVVRPDTFLLVATSGGYAKRTDIEEYTAQGRGGKGVLTIQHDPKRGDLVGALVVDIDSEIYAITSNGGVIRTKAKQVRKAGRQTKGVRLMNLSDGDTLIAIARNADEQDDEGAADQD; from the coding sequence ATGAGCGACGAAACCGATCTGCCGGAGAACAACGGCGACGACGAGCACGGACACGACCGCGTCCAGCCCGTCGACCTCGGGCAGGAGATGCAGAACAGCTACATCGACTACGCGATGAGCGTCATCGTCGGTCGTGCCCTGCCGGAGGTCCGCGACGGCCTCAAGCCGGTGCACCGTCGACTGCTGTACGCATCGTTCGACGCGGGCTTCCGCCCCGAGCGCGGCTACGTGAAGTCGGCGCGCCCGGTCTCGGAGACCATGGGTAACTACCACCCGCACGGCGACAGCTCCATCTACGACGCGCTGGTCCGTCTGGCGCAGCCGTGGTCGATGCGATACCCGCTGATCGACGGTCAGGGCAACTTCGGTTCCCGCGGCAACGACGGCGCGGCCGCCATGCGTTACACGGAGGCCCGCCTCACGCCGCTCGCCATGGAGATGCTCCGCGACATCACCGAGGAGACCGTCGACTTCGTCCCCAACTACGACGGCAAGACCCAGGAGCCGACGGTGCTACCGTCGCGCATCCCGAACCTGCTGATCAACGGTTCGGGCGGTATCGCGGTCGGCATGGCGACCAACATTCCGCCGCACAACCTGGGCGAGGTCGCCGAGGCCGTCTTCTGGGCGCTCGAGAACCCGGAGGCCGACGAGGAGACCACCCTCGCCGCGTGCATGGAGCGCGTCAAGGGACCGGACTTCCCGACCGCGGGCAAGATCGTCGGCTCGCAGGGCATTCGCGACGCCTACATGACCGGCCGCGGCAGCATCCGCATGCGCAGTGTCGTGACGATCGAAGAGGTCAAGAACACCACGCAGCTGATCGTCACCGAGTTGCCGTACCAGGTGAACCCGGACAACCTGATCCACTCGATCGCCGACCAGGTCAACGACGGCAAGCTCAAGGGCATCAGCAAGATCGAGGACCAGTCGTCCGACCGTGCCGGCATGCGGATCGTCATCACGCTGCGGCGCGACGGCGTCGCCCGCGTCGTGCTGAACAACCTGTACAAGCACAGCCAGCTGCAGACCAACTTCGGCGCCAATATGCTGTCGATCGTCGACGGCGTGCCGCGCACCCTGCGCCTGGATCAGATGATCCGTCACTACGTGACGCACCAGATCGAGGTCATCGTCCGACGCACCCGGTACCGGCTGCGGAAGGCCGAGGAGCGCGCCCACATCCTGCGTGGCCTGGTCAAGGCGCTCGACGCCCTCGACGAGGTCATCGCCCTGATCCGCGCGTCGGCCAACACCGACGCCGCCCGCACCGGGTTGATGGATCTGCTCGACATCGACGAGATCCAGGCCGACGCGATCCTCGCGATGCAGCTGCGTCGCCTGTCGGCCCTCGAGCGGCAGAAGATCATCGACGAGTTGGCCGAGATCGAGCGCGAGATCGCCGACCTGAAGGACATCCTGGCCCGCCCGGAGCGGCAGCGCGCCATCGTCCGCGACGAGCTCAAGGAGGTCGTCGACAAGTACGGCGACGAACGTCGCACCGAGATCATTCCCGCCGAGGGCGATGTGACCGACGAGGATCTGATCGCCCGCGAGGACGTGGTCGTCACGATCACCGAGACCGGCTATGCCAAGCGCACCAAGACCGACCTGTACCGCAGTCAGAAGCGCGGCGGCAAGGGCGTGCAGGGCGCAGGCCTGAAGCAGGACGACATCGTCGCCCACTTCTTCGTCTCCAGCACCCACGACTGGCTGCTGTTCTTCACCACGAAGGGCCGCGTCTACCGCGCCAAGGCGTACGAGCTGCCCGAGGCCAACCGCACCGCGCGCGGCCAGCACGTGGCGAACCTCCTGGCCTTCCAGCCGGAGGAGCGCATCGCGCAGGTCATCCGGATCTCCGGCTACGACGACGCCGACTACCTGGTCCTCGCCACCCGCAACGGTCTGGTCAAGAAGTCGCGTCTGGACGCCTTCGACTCCAACCGCTCCGGCGGCATCGCGGCCATCAACCTGCGCGGCGACGACGAACTGGTCGGCGCCCGCCTGTGCAGCGCCGAGGACGACCTGCTGCTGGTCTCGAAGAAGGGTCAGTCGATCCGCTTCACCGCCAGCGATGAGACCCTGCGTCCGATGGGTCGCCAGACCTCCGGTGTCCAGGGCATGCGGTTCAACAACGACGACGAGCTGCTCAGCCTCACCGTGGTCCGACCGGACACGTTCCTGCTGGTCGCGACGTCGGGCGGATACGCGAAGCGCACCGACATCGAGGAGTACACGGCTCAGGGTCGCGGCGGCAAGGGCGTGCTGACCATTCAGCACGACCCGAAGCGCGGCGATCTGGTCGGCGCCCTGGTGGTCGACATCGACAGCGAGATCTACGCCATCACCTCCAACGGCGGCGTGATCCGGACCAAGGCCAAGCAGGTCCGCAAGGCCGGCCGCCAGACCAAGGGCGTCCGCTTGATGAACCTGTCCGACGGTGACACCCTGATTGCCATCGCCCGCAACGCCGACGAGCAAGACGACGAGGGCGCGGCAGATCAGGATTAG
- a CDS encoding DUF3566 domain-containing protein encodes MSTPNQPNDKDVERGAVTPPWKRGEQSAATGLTAGEMAKAAGVAGDDHAGGPPPRGVVSGSASRPESKPASGQVGPSGSTPPTPAPSSAPSTPAPGPQASSPHQSGAQPSGAQPSGPKSGPIPAQTPPKPTQPAPAAKPAPQPVKASGVPQVTPTAAAPAKPIPAPAPAKTFVESETRNIPRERLVGKDELPDLDSIHHTEQAKEQALARAASKTIPARASSSAPLRAAVQIRRVDPWSIFKVAGVLCIAGFFIWMIAVAILYGVLGGMGIWDQINSSFGTIVNGDGSTSGQDLISGGQVFMFSALFGIASAVLITALATISAYIYNVCADFVGGVEVTLADLD; translated from the coding sequence GTGAGCACACCGAATCAGCCGAACGACAAGGATGTCGAACGTGGGGCTGTGACCCCGCCGTGGAAGCGTGGGGAGCAATCCGCTGCCACCGGGCTGACCGCCGGCGAGATGGCCAAGGCCGCTGGCGTGGCCGGAGACGACCACGCCGGCGGGCCGCCGCCGCGTGGAGTGGTCTCGGGCAGTGCCTCGCGACCGGAGTCGAAGCCCGCGTCCGGGCAGGTCGGACCGTCCGGTTCGACGCCGCCGACCCCGGCTCCGTCATCTGCCCCGTCAACGCCTGCGCCGGGTCCGCAGGCGTCGTCGCCCCACCAGTCGGGTGCACAGCCGTCGGGTGCGCAGCCGTCGGGCCCCAAGTCCGGACCGATCCCGGCGCAGACGCCGCCGAAGCCGACTCAGCCCGCTCCCGCGGCCAAGCCCGCTCCGCAGCCGGTGAAGGCGTCGGGGGTCCCGCAGGTCACGCCGACGGCCGCAGCGCCCGCCAAGCCGATTCCGGCTCCCGCACCCGCGAAGACGTTCGTCGAGTCCGAGACGCGGAACATTCCGCGTGAACGTTTGGTGGGCAAGGACGAGCTGCCCGACCTCGACTCCATCCACCACACCGAGCAGGCCAAGGAGCAGGCGCTGGCCCGTGCCGCCAGCAAGACGATCCCCGCACGGGCGTCGTCGAGCGCCCCGCTGCGCGCGGCCGTCCAGATCCGCCGCGTGGATCCGTGGTCGATCTTCAAGGTGGCCGGTGTCCTGTGCATCGCCGGATTCTTCATCTGGATGATCGCCGTCGCGATCCTGTACGGCGTCCTCGGCGGCATGGGCATCTGGGATCAGATCAACAGCTCGTTCGGCACCATCGTGAACGGTGACGGCAGCACCAGCGGTCAGGATCTGATCAGCGGTGGCCAAGTGTTCATGTTCAGTGCACTCTTCGGAATCGCGAGTGCTGTTCTGATCACCGCTCTCGCCACGATCTCCGCGTACATCTACAACGTGTGCGCCGATTTCGTCGGCGGCGTCGAAGTGACCCTCGCTGATCTGGATTAG